A stretch of the Kiritimatiellia bacterium genome encodes the following:
- the purM gene encoding phosphoribosylformylglycinamidine cyclo-ligase → MQKQSAYSMAGVDIDNKMTALRAVKKMVKTTVVPGQICGIGSFGGMFASPGKEMALIASTDGVGTKLKAAVMAGRHDTIGQDLVNHCVNDILVHGAKPLFFLDYFATAKFDAKIFNAVAAGLCRACRENHCALLGGETAEMPGLYPQGEYDLVGTIVGAVERKKIITGKNIRPGDIIAGLPSSGLHTNGYSLARKIIFEREKLKTNDVLPGTGKSVAENLLAVHRSYLRPVTALMKKVKIQGMAHITGGGFPDNVPRILPGNVDAVFDLSAWTPPPVFRFLQERGHVSREEMYRVFNMGIGLVVIIRPAEYPKTLKILRKAGVAARKIGWITKGRKKVRLVN, encoded by the coding sequence ATGCAAAAACAATCTGCATATTCAATGGCCGGCGTTGACATTGACAACAAAATGACCGCCCTGCGGGCGGTCAAAAAAATGGTAAAAACAACCGTTGTGCCGGGGCAAATATGCGGAATCGGCTCATTCGGCGGAATGTTTGCCTCGCCCGGAAAGGAGATGGCGCTTATCGCCAGCACGGACGGGGTCGGCACCAAGCTGAAAGCGGCCGTCATGGCCGGCCGACACGATACCATCGGGCAGGACTTGGTCAATCATTGCGTCAACGATATACTGGTGCACGGGGCAAAACCGCTTTTTTTCCTGGACTATTTTGCAACGGCAAAATTTGACGCAAAAATCTTCAACGCGGTCGCGGCCGGCCTCTGCCGCGCCTGCCGGGAAAACCATTGCGCCCTGCTTGGCGGCGAAACGGCGGAAATGCCGGGGCTTTACCCGCAAGGGGAATACGACCTGGTCGGCACAATCGTCGGGGCGGTGGAACGAAAAAAAATAATCACGGGCAAAAACATCAGGCCGGGCGACATCATCGCCGGCCTGCCCTCCTCCGGACTTCACACCAACGGCTACTCGCTGGCGCGCAAAATAATCTTTGAGCGGGAAAAACTGAAAACAAACGACGTCCTGCCCGGAACGGGCAAAAGCGTGGCGGAAAATCTGCTTGCGGTCCATCGCAGTTACCTGCGGCCGGTTACCGCTCTGATGAAAAAAGTGAAAATTCAAGGGATGGCCCACATCACCGGCGGCGGGTTCCCGGATAATGTTCCGCGGATTTTGCCGGGGAATGTTGACGCCGTTTTTGATCTTTCGGCCTGGACCCCGCCGCCGGTTTTCCGTTTCCTTCAGGAGCGCGGGCATGTCAGCCGCGAAGAAATGTACCGGGTGTTCAACATGGGCATCGGCCTCGTCGTCATCATCCGTCCGGCCGAATATCCAAAAACGTTGAAAATACTGCGCAAGGCCGGGGTGGCCGCGCGAAAAATCGGCTGGATTACAAAAGGCCGGAAAAAAGTCCGTCTGGTCAACTGA
- a CDS encoding desulfoferrodoxin codes for MTKRTEIYKCDICGNIVEVLHAGAGELVCCGKPMRLCIANTVDASREKHVPVVEKTENGVKVSVGSVPHPMEEKHYIEWIEIHADGKILRQFLKPGEVPAAQFAAPQSAGPLTAFEYCNIHGLWKAF; via the coding sequence ATGACCAAAAGAACGGAAATATATAAATGTGATATCTGCGGCAATATCGTGGAAGTTCTGCACGCCGGGGCCGGAGAACTGGTCTGCTGCGGCAAGCCGATGCGCCTCTGCATCGCCAACACGGTTGACGCTTCCAGGGAAAAACATGTGCCGGTGGTTGAAAAGACTGAAAACGGCGTGAAGGTAAGCGTCGGCAGCGTGCCCCATCCCATGGAGGAAAAGCATTACATTGAGTGGATTGAAATCCATGCTGATGGAAAAATATTGCGCCAGTTTCTGAAGCCCGGCGAAGTTCCCGCGGCGCAGTTCGCCGCGCCGCAATCCGCGGGGCCGCTGACCGCTTTTGAATACTGCAATATTCACGGGCTCTGGAAAGCGTTCTGA
- a CDS encoding undecaprenyl-diphosphate phosphatase, protein MNVDLNLWQSLALAAIQGATEFLPVSSSGHLVLARRLFGWSDAGGLLFDTVLHGGSLAAILIYFWREWVSVFHAYFSKIANGVNCHPRQLKFENRNLKIESVAGTYYRRLPWLIIAATIPAVLAGPVLKPWLENDATARNAWVTGMSMIMTALLFLLAERRLAPSGRNITFRNAIFVGCLQVVALLPGASRSGWTAAGGIFSGQSRENAVRFAFFMAVPAIAGAIVFQGREILAAPQTGFDPVFILSGFLMSFAASFGAIHFCLKFFRFNTLRPFAVYLMAVGIIALLIG, encoded by the coding sequence ATGAATGTTGATTTAAATTTATGGCAGTCATTGGCGCTGGCCGCGATCCAGGGCGCGACAGAATTCCTGCCGGTCAGCAGTTCCGGCCATCTTGTCCTGGCGCGCCGCCTTTTCGGCTGGTCGGACGCCGGCGGGCTGCTCTTTGACACGGTTTTGCATGGCGGCAGTCTCGCGGCCATCCTGATTTATTTCTGGCGCGAATGGGTTTCTGTTTTTCATGCATATTTCTCAAAGATCGCCAATGGGGTAAACTGCCATCCCCGGCAATTGAAATTTGAAAATCGAAATTTGAAAATCGAAAGCGTCGCTGGCACATATTACCGCCGTTTGCCGTGGCTGATAATTGCCGCTACTATTCCGGCGGTGTTGGCGGGGCCGGTCTTGAAGCCATGGCTGGAAAACGACGCGACGGCTCGGAACGCCTGGGTAACCGGCATGAGCATGATCATGACCGCCTTGCTCTTCCTGCTGGCCGAGCGCCGCCTGGCGCCGTCCGGAAGGAACATTACTTTCCGGAACGCCATTTTTGTCGGTTGCCTGCAGGTTGTCGCCTTGCTCCCGGGCGCCTCGCGTTCCGGATGGACCGCGGCCGGAGGAATTTTCAGCGGTCAAAGCCGGGAAAACGCGGTGCGTTTTGCTTTTTTCATGGCTGTGCCGGCGATTGCCGGGGCGATCGTTTTTCAGGGCCGGGAAATACTTGCGGCGCCCCAAACCGGATTTGATCCGGTTTTTATTTTGAGCGGATTCCTGATGAGCTTTGCCGCCAGTTTCGGCGCCATTCATTTCTGCCTGAAATTTTTTCGCTTTAATACCCTGCGCCCTTTTGCGGTGTATTTGATGGCGGTTGGAATAATTGCTTTGCTGATAGGGTAA
- the gyrB gene encoding DNA topoisomerase (ATP-hydrolyzing) subunit B yields the protein MKHEAEELSEKTSSEAAGSVVKAKGEKAAEAEGNRPGEAAPAKNGEKYDATTITVLEGMDAVRRRPAMYIGDTSVRGLHHCVFEVVDNSIDEALAGYCAAIQVQLNSDGSVTVNDDGRGIPVDMHATEKKPALEVVLTTLHAGGKFDHRSYKVSGGLHGVGVSCVNALSEWFEVEVRRDGTVYHQSYEKGAVASPLEKIGKTKSTGTKVTFFPDGSIFSTLKFEWDILANRLRELAFLNQGIEIRLSQEEPQREEVFMFKGGIAEFVEHLNRNKNLIHPKVIFFGGEKESVVVEIALQYTDTYTENICCYVNNINTVEGGTHLSGFRSALTRSVNNYARANKLIKDDEEAMSGDDVREGLTSVISVKLPNPQFEGQTKTKLGNSEVQGIVESIVNDELAVFMEEHPSIARRIVDKARVAARARAAARKARDLTRRKGALDSAALPGKLADCSERDPELCELYLVEGDSAGGSAKQGRNREFQAILPLRGKVLNVEKARLDKILNNNEIRTLITAIGAGIGKEEFDISKIRYHKIIIMTDADVDGAHIRTLLLTFFYRQMPQLIEAGHVFLAQPPLYKITWKKKEEYIDSDARLTRKLLELGSEDLRLESPQTKKTYAGKELLGMLETLVELEHFAQSLKRKGIAFDEYIRLRHPQSGALPKYHVSAVNGGGKSYYFVYNDEELTRLREKLEQNAGYQLEIFSDNEAANNEKGIRWQEIYAASQIGKLVAGLEKQGFPLSSGQENEKESRSYRLLNGETAIELNSILQVVEQIRNIGRKGLSIQRYKGLGEMNPEQLFDTTMDPARRKLLRVVQEDAVEADHIFTLLMGDEVEPRREFIQENALNVRNLDV from the coding sequence ATGAAACACGAGGCAGAGGAATTGTCCGAAAAAACCAGTTCGGAAGCGGCCGGATCCGTTGTGAAAGCGAAGGGAGAAAAAGCCGCAGAAGCGGAGGGAAATCGTCCGGGCGAAGCGGCGCCGGCCAAAAACGGCGAAAAATACGATGCCACCACCATCACCGTGCTGGAGGGGATGGACGCCGTCCGGCGCCGGCCGGCCATGTATATCGGCGACACATCCGTGCGCGGTCTGCACCATTGCGTTTTTGAAGTGGTGGACAACAGTATTGACGAAGCGTTGGCCGGATACTGTGCCGCCATCCAGGTCCAGCTTAATTCCGACGGCTCCGTGACGGTCAATGACGACGGCCGCGGCATTCCGGTGGACATGCACGCCACCGAAAAGAAACCGGCGCTGGAAGTAGTGCTGACCACGCTCCATGCCGGCGGCAAGTTTGACCACCGCTCCTATAAGGTTTCCGGAGGTTTGCACGGGGTGGGGGTGTCGTGCGTCAACGCGCTCAGCGAATGGTTTGAAGTTGAGGTGCGCCGCGACGGCACGGTGTATCACCAGAGTTATGAAAAGGGCGCGGTCGCTTCCCCCCTGGAAAAAATAGGCAAGACAAAAAGCACCGGCACGAAAGTGACTTTTTTTCCGGACGGCTCCATTTTTTCCACCCTGAAGTTTGAGTGGGACATCCTGGCCAATCGTCTGCGCGAACTGGCGTTTCTGAACCAGGGCATAGAAATCCGCCTTTCCCAGGAAGAGCCCCAGCGCGAGGAAGTTTTCATGTTCAAGGGCGGCATCGCGGAGTTCGTGGAGCATCTCAACCGCAACAAGAACCTGATCCATCCCAAGGTGATATTTTTCGGCGGAGAAAAGGAAAGCGTTGTGGTGGAAATCGCCCTGCAATACACGGACACTTACACGGAAAACATCTGCTGCTATGTGAACAATATCAACACGGTAGAAGGCGGAACTCATTTGAGCGGATTCCGCTCGGCCCTCACCCGCAGCGTCAACAACTATGCCCGCGCCAATAAGCTGATCAAGGATGACGAGGAAGCCATGTCGGGCGACGATGTGCGCGAGGGCTTGACCTCCGTCATCAGCGTGAAACTGCCGAACCCGCAGTTTGAGGGCCAGACCAAAACCAAGCTGGGCAACAGCGAGGTTCAGGGTATCGTGGAGTCAATCGTCAACGATGAACTGGCCGTTTTCATGGAAGAGCATCCTTCCATCGCGCGGCGCATCGTGGACAAGGCCAGGGTTGCCGCCCGGGCCCGCGCCGCCGCCCGCAAGGCGCGGGATTTGACCCGCCGCAAGGGAGCCTTGGACAGCGCCGCGCTTCCCGGCAAGCTGGCCGATTGTTCCGAACGCGATCCGGAGCTTTGCGAGCTTTATCTGGTTGAGGGCGACAGCGCCGGCGGCTCGGCCAAGCAGGGCCGCAACCGCGAGTTTCAGGCCATCCTGCCCCTGCGCGGCAAGGTGCTTAACGTGGAAAAGGCGCGGCTGGACAAGATTCTTAACAATAATGAAATCCGCACGCTTATCACCGCCATCGGGGCGGGGATCGGCAAGGAAGAATTTGATATTTCAAAAATCAGGTACCACAAGATTATCATCATGACCGACGCCGACGTGGACGGCGCCCATATCCGCACCCTTTTGCTGACCTTCTTTTACCGCCAGATGCCCCAGCTGATTGAAGCCGGCCACGTTTTCCTGGCCCAGCCGCCCCTTTACAAGATCACCTGGAAAAAGAAGGAGGAATATATTGATTCCGACGCCCGGCTTACCCGGAAACTGCTTGAACTCGGATCCGAGGATCTGCGGCTGGAATCCCCGCAGACAAAAAAGACTTATGCCGGCAAGGAGCTTTTGGGCATGCTGGAAACTCTGGTTGAGCTGGAACACTTTGCGCAGAGCCTGAAGCGCAAGGGCATCGCTTTTGACGAGTATATCCGCCTCCGCCATCCGCAATCCGGCGCACTGCCGAAATACCACGTGTCGGCCGTGAACGGCGGCGGAAAATCCTATTATTTTGTCTATAACGACGAAGAACTGACGCGCCTCAGGGAAAAACTTGAGCAGAACGCCGGCTATCAACTGGAGATTTTTTCGGACAACGAGGCGGCGAACAATGAGAAAGGCATTCGCTGGCAGGAAATCTATGCCGCCAGCCAGATCGGGAAACTGGTTGCCGGTCTTGAAAAGCAGGGCTTTCCGCTGTCGTCCGGCCAGGAAAACGAAAAGGAAAGCCGGAGTTACCGGCTGCTCAACGGCGAAACGGCGATAGAACTCAATTCTATCCTGCAGGTTGTTGAACAGATCCGGAATATCGGCCGCAAGGGGTTGAGCATTCAACGTTACAAGGGGCTCGGCGAAATGAATCCTGAACAGCTTTTTGACACCACCATGGATCCGGCCCGGCGAAAGCTCCTCCGCGTTGTCCAGGAGGACGCGGTGGAAGCCGACCATATCTTCACGCTGCTCATGGGCGACGAGGTTGAGCCGCGCCGGGAATTTATTCAGGAAAACGCCCTGAACGTGCGGAATCTGGATGTTTAA
- the gyrA gene encoding DNA gyrase subunit A, whose amino-acid sequence MNTTNEQIESINIEDEMQRSFIDYSMSVIISRALPDVRDGLKPGARRILFAMRQLGLLHNRPFKKSAYVVGEVLGKYHPHGDTAVYDTLVRMAQDFSLRYPLIDGQGNFGSIDGDNAAAYRYTEARLRQLAEEMLADIDKNTVLMVKNYNGEIDEPSVLPARLPNLLMNGCTGIAVGMATNIPPHNLNEIVDALLMLIDRPEATVENLMEHVKGPDFPTGGIICGLKPIMDMYKTGRGQMKVRSRAGIEEGKQGKETIIITEIPYAINKSALIENIAALVQDKVIEGIADIRDESNKNGIRIVIELKRGVAPKVVLNNLFKRTQLETTFGAIMLAIDNGRPKIMNLKEFLQKFIAHRFDVITRRTRFDLEKAEARAHILEGLKIAIDHLDAVVKVIRASKSRDDARLEMMKRFGLTEIQANAILDMRLYQLTGLERDKLEADYLEVIKLISSLKDLLASRNKIYGVIREELLEIKETYGDPRRTEITPEEGEMNIEDLIADRSCIITISHAGYIKRVPTATYKAQRRGGKGVTGMDTKEEDFVEHLFNASTHDYVLFFTDGGRIYWEKVYEIPEAGRTARGKAIVNLLELKSEEKIAAMVTVRDFPENEFLVMATARGIVKKTKLSEFKNPRRDGIIAVKIEDNDRLIGVKLTNGQSGIMLATRNGMSLRFDETELRNQGRDTIGVRGIRLAESDEVETIEIVNEKSTFFVCTENGYGKRTSFEEYRGQHRGGKGIMAIRASERNGKVVGAHAVMENDALMLITAQGQTIKIKVGDIRIISRVTQGVRLINLEEGDALVSATTVEPDEDVVPAAENSDNSAKPAP is encoded by the coding sequence ATGAACACAACTAACGAACAGATTGAAAGCATCAATATTGAAGATGAAATGCAGCGTTCGTTCATTGACTATTCAATGAGCGTCATCATCAGCCGCGCCCTGCCGGATGTTCGTGACGGGCTCAAACCCGGCGCCCGCCGCATCCTTTTTGCCATGCGCCAGCTGGGATTGCTGCACAACCGTCCTTTCAAGAAATCGGCTTATGTCGTCGGCGAAGTGCTCGGCAAATACCATCCGCACGGCGACACGGCGGTCTACGACACCCTCGTGCGCATGGCGCAGGATTTTTCCCTGCGTTATCCCCTCATTGACGGGCAAGGCAACTTTGGCAGCATTGACGGCGACAACGCCGCCGCCTACCGTTACACCGAGGCCCGTCTCCGGCAGCTGGCGGAAGAAATGCTGGCCGATATTGACAAGAATACCGTGCTGATGGTCAAGAATTACAACGGCGAGATCGACGAGCCTTCCGTGTTGCCGGCCCGCCTGCCCAACCTGCTTATGAACGGCTGCACGGGCATAGCCGTCGGCATGGCCACCAATATCCCGCCCCATAACCTGAATGAAATAGTTGACGCGCTGCTCATGCTGATTGACCGCCCGGAGGCCACCGTGGAAAATCTGATGGAACACGTCAAGGGGCCTGACTTTCCCACCGGCGGAATCATCTGCGGCCTCAAGCCGATCATGGACATGTACAAAACCGGGCGCGGACAGATGAAGGTGCGCAGCCGCGCGGGAATTGAGGAGGGGAAGCAGGGCAAGGAAACGATTATCATCACCGAGATTCCCTACGCGATAAATAAGTCCGCGCTCATTGAGAACATAGCCGCCTTGGTGCAGGACAAGGTCATTGAAGGCATCGCGGATATCCGCGACGAATCCAACAAGAACGGAATCCGCATCGTGATTGAACTCAAGCGCGGCGTGGCGCCCAAGGTTGTGTTGAACAACCTTTTCAAACGCACCCAGCTGGAGACGACTTTTGGCGCGATCATGCTGGCGATTGACAACGGCCGCCCCAAGATCATGAACCTCAAGGAGTTTCTCCAGAAGTTCATTGCGCATCGTTTTGATGTCATCACCCGCCGCACCCGTTTTGACCTGGAGAAAGCCGAGGCGCGCGCCCACATTCTTGAGGGGTTGAAAATCGCCATTGATCATCTGGACGCGGTCGTCAAGGTGATCCGCGCCTCAAAATCGCGCGACGACGCCCGGCTGGAGATGATGAAACGGTTCGGCCTCACCGAAATCCAGGCCAACGCCATCCTTGACATGCGTCTTTACCAGCTGACCGGGCTTGAGCGCGACAAGTTGGAAGCCGATTATCTGGAGGTGATCAAGCTCATATCCTCCCTGAAAGACCTGCTGGCCAGTCGGAACAAGATTTACGGCGTGATCCGGGAGGAACTCCTTGAAATCAAAGAGACTTACGGCGACCCCCGCCGGACAGAAATAACTCCCGAGGAAGGCGAGATGAACATTGAGGATTTGATCGCCGACCGCAGCTGCATCATCACCATAAGCCATGCCGGCTACATCAAGCGCGTGCCCACCGCCACTTACAAAGCCCAGCGCCGCGGCGGCAAAGGCGTAACCGGCATGGATACGAAGGAAGAGGATTTCGTGGAGCACCTCTTTAACGCCAGCACGCATGATTATGTTCTCTTTTTTACCGACGGCGGACGCATTTACTGGGAAAAAGTTTATGAAATACCAGAGGCCGGCCGCACCGCGCGCGGCAAGGCCATCGTCAACCTGCTGGAATTGAAAAGCGAAGAAAAGATCGCCGCCATGGTTACCGTGCGCGATTTTCCCGAAAACGAGTTTCTTGTCATGGCCACCGCCAGGGGAATCGTCAAGAAAACAAAACTTTCGGAATTTAAAAATCCGCGGCGTGACGGCATCATCGCCGTTAAAATTGAGGACAATGACCGTTTGATCGGCGTCAAACTCACCAACGGCCAGAGCGGCATCATGCTGGCCACCCGCAACGGCATGAGCCTGCGTTTTGATGAAACGGAACTGCGCAACCAGGGCCGCGACACCATCGGCGTGCGGGGCATAAGGCTGGCCGAGAGCGACGAGGTGGAAACCATTGAAATTGTTAATGAAAAATCCACGTTCTTTGTCTGCACCGAGAACGGCTACGGCAAGCGCACGTCTTTTGAGGAATACCGCGGTCAACACCGCGGCGGCAAGGGCATCATGGCCATCCGCGCCTCTGAGCGCAACGGGAAAGTGGTCGGCGCCCATGCCGTCATGGAAAACGACGCGCTCATGCTGATCACCGCCCAAGGTCAGACCATCAAGATCAAGGTCGGCGATATCCGCATCATCAGCCGCGTAACCCAAGGCGTCCGCCTGATTAATCTGGAGGAAGGAGATGCGCTCGTTTCCGCCACAACCGTGGAGCCTGACGAAGACGTTGTTCCGGCGGCCGAAAATTCGGACAATAGCGCGAAGCCCGCTCCCTGA
- a CDS encoding C1 family peptidase has product MENEKTVYQLGWLPDVPDRRDVPFRAVFRVPAKLPAKVDLRGGCSPVEQQGNLGSCTAQALIGALEFLQLKAKSKVASHPSLPNWFQDLSRLFVYYNTRVEMGTVHEDSGAMLRTGIKVLKTLGVCKEQKWPYKISRFKEKPPADCYQEAEKHQVTAYQRLHKLDEMRACLSMGLPFVFGFAVYEHVMGKDVRRTGNIRLPRQGERMLGGHAVMAVGYDDGRKNLIFRNSWGAEWGRGGYGALPYGYAESRELSDDFWCIQATESDLYAMWKKRDAAVS; this is encoded by the coding sequence ATGGAGAATGAAAAAACCGTTTATCAGTTAGGCTGGCTGCCGGATGTGCCGGACCGGCGCGATGTTCCCTTCCGCGCCGTGTTCCGGGTGCCGGCAAAACTTCCCGCCAAAGTTGATTTGCGCGGCGGATGCTCGCCGGTTGAACAACAGGGCAATCTGGGCTCCTGCACGGCCCAGGCCCTGATCGGCGCGCTGGAATTTCTGCAACTCAAGGCGAAGTCAAAAGTCGCAAGTCACCCTTCTTTGCCGAATTGGTTTCAGGACTTGAGCCGGCTCTTCGTCTATTACAACACCCGCGTTGAAATGGGCACCGTGCACGAGGACTCCGGCGCCATGCTCAGAACCGGCATCAAGGTTTTGAAAACGCTTGGAGTGTGCAAGGAGCAAAAATGGCCTTATAAAATATCGCGTTTCAAGGAAAAACCGCCGGCGGATTGCTATCAAGAGGCGGAAAAGCACCAGGTAACCGCTTATCAGCGCCTGCATAAGCTTGATGAAATGAGAGCATGCCTGTCCATGGGGCTTCCCTTTGTGTTTGGATTTGCCGTTTATGAGCATGTCATGGGGAAAGATGTCCGCCGGACGGGAAATATCCGCCTGCCGCGGCAGGGCGAAAGAATGCTCGGCGGCCATGCTGTCATGGCGGTCGGTTATGACGATGGGCGGAAAAATCTGATTTTCAGAAATTCATGGGGTGCGGAGTGGGGCAGGGGCGGTTACGGCGCTTTGCCTTATGGTTACGCCGAAAGCCGGGAACTGTCCGACGATTTCTGGTGCATCCAGGCCACGGAAAGCGATTTATACGCCATGTGGAAAAAGCGGGACGCGGCGGTCAGTTGA
- a CDS encoding DUF401 family protein, giving the protein MNDFSPLLKILTVFAGILLLGRLRVPLCLALVLGGLGVSWWGGNRLPEVFVFFMRALADINLWLLVAVTALAVEFGRELADKRNAGAMQSFANRIGGKSGRMWGLMLMPALIGLMPMPAGALLSAPMIQQSADEEHWKPEWKTAVNYWFRHVWEYWWPIYPVVIIGLAVFRMEPWRFTAAMILFTPAAFTFGWFWLLRPFRHKLGLAGTVVSDSLRPFARLIWPILLIIAAVLALPPLFAAILPQCDPQTTKLSAMLIGVLSGLMVVWKRAGKGGKMFSSFFKPHNVNILLTIGAILVFQSLLETSRLLPEAAREMGRSEIGVVPIIAALPFLAGFVTGVASSIAGIAFPLVVGLLESEGNGLTPMAALALSFGSGYLGMMLSPVHLCLIMTRDYFAASLLPIYRQLAPCVASQAIFTVLVFMALNALKL; this is encoded by the coding sequence ATGAACGATTTTTCGCCTCTCTTGAAAATATTGACGGTGTTTGCCGGAATTCTTCTCCTCGGACGGCTGCGAGTTCCGCTTTGCCTTGCGCTGGTTCTGGGCGGTTTGGGAGTCAGTTGGTGGGGGGGCAACCGTTTGCCCGAGGTCTTTGTTTTCTTCATGCGGGCGCTGGCCGATATAAACCTCTGGCTCCTCGTGGCGGTAACGGCGCTGGCGGTGGAATTCGGGCGGGAACTGGCCGACAAAAGAAATGCCGGGGCCATGCAGTCTTTCGCGAACAGGATCGGGGGCAAATCCGGGAGGATGTGGGGCCTCATGTTAATGCCCGCTTTGATCGGCCTGATGCCCATGCCGGCCGGCGCCTTGCTGTCCGCGCCGATGATCCAGCAAAGCGCGGATGAAGAACATTGGAAGCCGGAATGGAAAACGGCCGTGAATTACTGGTTCCGGCACGTCTGGGAATACTGGTGGCCGATTTATCCGGTGGTCATCATCGGGCTGGCGGTTTTCAGAATGGAGCCATGGCGTTTTACCGCCGCCATGATTCTTTTCACGCCGGCGGCTTTTACGTTCGGCTGGTTCTGGCTCTTGCGGCCTTTCCGGCATAAACTCGGCCTGGCCGGAACGGTTGTTTCGGATAGCTTGCGCCCTTTTGCGCGGCTGATCTGGCCGATTCTGCTTATTATCGCGGCCGTGCTCGCGCTTCCCCCCCTCTTTGCCGCGATACTGCCGCAGTGCGACCCGCAGACAACCAAACTCTCCGCCATGTTGATTGGCGTTCTTTCCGGCCTGATGGTTGTCTGGAAAAGGGCGGGAAAAGGGGGAAAAATGTTTTCATCGTTTTTCAAGCCGCACAATGTCAATATCCTGCTCACGATCGGCGCTATTCTTGTCTTTCAATCCCTTCTGGAAACTTCCCGCCTGCTGCCGGAAGCCGCCCGCGAGATGGGACGGTCGGAAATCGGCGTCGTGCCGATTATCGCCGCCCTGCCGTTTCTGGCCGGTTTTGTGACCGGCGTGGCTTCGTCAATAGCGGGCATAGCCTTTCCGCTGGTGGTGGGACTGCTTGAATCGGAGGGAAACGGGCTGACGCCCATGGCAGCGCTGGCGCTGTCTTTCGGTTCCGGTTATCTGGGCATGATGCTTTCTCCGGTTCATTTATGCCTCATAATGACCCGCGACTATTTTGCGGCCTCGTTGCTTCCGATTTACCGCCAGTTGGCGCCATGCGTCGCCTCGCAGGCGATATTCACGGTTTTGGTCTTCATGGCGTTGAACGCTTTGAAATTATAG
- the trmB gene encoding tRNA (guanosine(46)-N7)-methyltransferase TrmB, translating to MAADNLQDIILKPENPPVFFAPEKVFNRATSFDLEVDLGCGKGRFLLARSFSRPESSFLGIDRRRARIGKVGRAVRRAGVRNIRLLCSEIFFAVENLIPAESVSVYYLFFPDPWPKRRHHRRRLFDAGFRDAVRKTLKAGGEIHIATDHPDYFLIIKNLLAADVRFVEIAPFAPTAGERTNFELLFMGQNKPIARCSFMKSGPGF from the coding sequence ATGGCGGCCGATAATCTTCAGGACATTATTCTCAAACCGGAAAATCCGCCGGTGTTTTTCGCGCCGGAAAAGGTTTTTAACCGGGCGACTTCCTTTGACCTGGAAGTGGACCTCGGCTGTGGCAAGGGGCGTTTCCTGCTGGCCCGGTCTTTTTCCCGTCCGGAATCGTCTTTTCTGGGCATTGACCGGCGCCGGGCGCGCATTGGAAAGGTCGGCCGCGCTGTCCGGCGCGCAGGAGTCAGGAATATCCGGCTTTTATGTTCGGAAATCTTTTTCGCCGTTGAAAACCTGATTCCGGCGGAGAGCGTTTCGGTTTACTATCTTTTTTTCCCCGATCCTTGGCCCAAGCGCCGCCATCACCGCCGGCGCCTTTTTGACGCCGGGTTCCGGGACGCCGTCCGGAAAACATTGAAAGCGGGGGGGGAGATTCATATTGCCACCGACCATCCTGATTATTTTTTAATCATTAAAAATCTGCTTGCCGCCGATGTCCGTTTCGTGGAAATCGCTCCGTTTGCGCCCACCGCCGGGGAGCGCACCAATTTTGAGCTTCTTTTTATGGGACAAAACAAGCCGATCGCCCGCTGTTCGTTCATGAAGTCCGGCCCCGGCTTTTGA